Within the Miscanthus floridulus cultivar M001 chromosome 17, ASM1932011v1, whole genome shotgun sequence genome, the region CCATCACCGTGGCGACCCCAGCCCAGCCAACACGCCCGCATAGAGGACGCGCAGGCGATCCAACATGTGTGCCGCCAGAGAACCGTACCGGTGCCCATCCCAGCTCACCGCAAAATTACCTGAAATCAAGACTAAATTGGTTTGATCCAATTACTCGTTATGAATGAGAGGTAATCATGCCATGCCTTTATGGAATTGTTGACAGGGATCAAGTGTgaggattttggtggctctaaTGTTGATGCTTTTGGTCGGTGGTGGCTGTCTGGAGTGCATATCAACGTTGTGCAACATCCTAAGGATGAAGCAGCGGCCACACATCCGTGCGAAGTGGCACTGGTGGCCTCACTCCCCTATGTAGTGGTGGCGATCAGGCGTGAGCATTTGGTGGCGCTCCAATGCCAGCAACATCAACGGCCTGATCACATCCCTACACTGTGGCGGCAGCGGCGACCTCATGTCCCTCCTCCCTATGCGGTGGTGATTTATAGTTGATGATAATGCATGGCGACTCATTGTTTCTTGTATTAACATCCACTTAAGCACGTCACCATTAATGTGTTCCAACTTCATTCTCTCTAGTGATCTGTTTCTAAAAGTTTTTGAGGCGCCCCTTCGCATGGCCAAAATAATGGCAacatgaaagccctagtttgactTTGGATAATTGATGATACCTAGAGACTAATCCTTGTGTTAAGTGTGTAGACATGAAAGGATGATCATATGCCAAGTAGTGGAgttagatgatggtcatggtgatggtgaagaccaaacttgaagatcaagtgctctaacttggaaaagaagaaagagaaaaacaaaaaccaaggagatcaaggcaaatgtataagatatgtttttgttttggcacttaagATATCATAGAGGGTGTAAGTGTGTTtatgatcgatagccgtactataaagagggaaaatctttggctaaacggtttatcgagtgccactaggtgacatgattcttgcatatgcattagggacctagtgtgctagcATTTAACCATTGAAAAATACTTGAGAAagtgctaacacacgtgcacacaagttctacactttgtagttagcaagttggaagcaagggtgaagtggttgcgaagttagaaaaagaaaaagagataggggacaatgaccagacgctgggaccTGCGAGTCCAATACTAAACCCTAGCTGACTGAGTGCTTCGCAGCACTAACCGGGCGCTGGACCGGACGTTGAGtccgtgtccggtcagtggctctAGGGACGGCGGTGTGCAGGCTCATGACCGGACCCTGAACAgtaaaagtgaccagacgcacagGGGTTGTGTCAAGTCGAGCGTGACGTACACTGGTGTCAGCTTCGTGAGCACACGGAGAAGAGCTGAGTGTTGACCGTACGTTGGGGCGCGTCAGGTCatctctgaccggacgcatctggtcgagAAAAACCTCTCGGGGTGCTTACTAGACTCAACCAGACCTTGAGTAGCGCGGTGTCAGGTTGTTCTCTCAGGCGTGTCTGGTCGCAACTTAACAGTGTGGGACAGgaacttgaccgttgagatctaaCACGCGAGGTTTGAAGCTTGGCCACGTGGTAGCCATCAGTGGACTGGACGTTAGGGTGCATTCGATCAGCTAAGTCCGGTCAGCTCGAGAGTGCCCAACGGCTCTTTAAGCTTTGGGGCTCGCTCTCTTAGCACTTTGACATTcctaacatccttgtgagcctaaacaaacacctcccactcatctctatcattgattcatcattatagtgagattaggagtgattcgtagtgtatttgcttgagtgattgcatctagtggcacttggggatcgttgtggctgtggatttcttgttgctcttggtggatgccgccacctagatggcttggagcagcggaggagcatcGGCACGAGTTGCTGATTGTTCGTGGACGTCTCTCGGTGATTGTGATGGGTCTTGTACCTTCttcggtggagcgccgaaaggtaactctagtggattgcttgtgtcattgagttacctcatttGTGGGTAgattcttacggtgtccaattgtgtggacgaggttcgtggaACATCTCTTAgtcactgaaccaccaagtgttggtcgacacaacggggactagcgtgcaggcaagcacgtgaacctcaggagaaaaatcttgtctcttgtgtgattggatttctcccggtgattggattGACTACATTGTGATTGGTTCAATTCCTCGACACGgtgatataatcaccctactcactcatttacattcttgtaaactggttgtcaagttctttagtgtagctagtctttgagagcttgttagtttggttagtgtggctctttagttagtccgtgagagcacactagcttagtgagtagtgacttagctcttgtgtgtgccagtgatcatagcaacgagaattgttgggataggtggcttgcaacccttgtagagctagagcaaaattgcacttgttgtactaatcaattgctctagtggcttttagattttttaaataggctattcacccctctctaaccatattaggacctttcacaacaTTGGCAGCCTCTTGACATTCTAGCACGGATGGAAAGTGATACTTCGGCTATAACTATGTAGTAAGTTGATCGTGGGCCAAATAGAACTTGTGGTGGTGGGATTCCTGGATGACGTGGCTTTACAAAATCACAGAAAAATAGGCCAGTGGGTTTCTCCTATTTAGGTATAATAGATTAGTTAATCTAGAACACATCTCAAACAAGCGAGGAAGTCGTGGTACGCAACAGGGAGAGGAGGGGACGAGGAGGAAGCGGACTGCGGACATCCCAAGGAAGCAGACAAATGTATCTTCGAGGGATGAACAGAGGCCATCGAGCTGTATACAAGAGttattttttcaaaagataaggtTGGAGCGGGTGTGGCGGGTTTGCGGGTGTGGGTAGAATATTTTTTTGCCCATCAACTGATACTCAGGTTTGGAGACGTATCTGCATCCATGTCTATGGGCAGACTCACACACCCGTATCCTTGCCCAGTGCCAGCGGATGTATTGCCTGCAGGTATATGGGTATTTTGTACCCGTTGTTAGATAATCCTAGCTCGGCCACGTTCCTTCTTCAGTTTCTATTCTTGGCATGTCATAATCAGAGCCTGAACTTAGCTGCGCGTCCATGTAAGCCAGATGCATGCTAGTTCATGCAGCGGTAGTCCCTTCTTTTTGGTGTTAGGCGTCGTAGTGGCGCGCATGGTGCGAGCTTGATCATGGGATGGCGCGGTCAAGTCGGAGTTCGTGGTGTGTGGCAGCGGTAGTGGCTGTGTGTAGCATCTTGTATATATTGCAATATAGAGTCAGAAAAATGTAGCGGTTGTTGGCAGCACCAAAAAAGGCTTCTCGTGTTCGTGTGAGTTCTTGCGTGAGTTCTCCGATCCAGGGAGGTTCTTTTCCGGCTCCGGCAAGGGGTGCCGTCGAGCAGGAGGCAACATTTGGTACCAGAGCTTGTCGTGATGCCGTCGTGTGGGCGCTCGCCATCGTCGGCGGGTAGGAAGGAGAAAGGGGACGGGTCGGGTGCCTAGTCTCCAAGCCACTCACCACCACGCAGTTCGCGTCCGCGTCGAGCACGCCGTTCATGAACATGGCATCCGCGTGAAGCCATTTTCGAGCGCATCGTTCGGGAGACGTCCGGCTCCAGCAACTGGCCGTAGCTCATGAAGACTAACTATGACTCGTGGTCGCTATTGATGAAGCTGAAGCTGCAATCACGCTATCTTTGGGAGGCCATCGAGGATGACGACGTCGACTTCCACGATGACTGTTCCGTGCTGGAGGCGATTGGCTCTGACATTCCCCAGGAGATGGTGCCCACCCTGGCGACCAAGTCGTCGGCCAAGGAGGCGTGGTAGGCGATCCGCACCATGCGCATCAGAGATGATCAGGTGCGCAAGTCGACGGCGCAGAGTCTCTAGGCGGAGTACGAACAGATCGGTTTCCACGATGGTGAGTCCATCGAAGATTTTGCCCTACGCTTGTCAAATTTGGTACAGCGTCTGGCGATTCTTGGCGACCCCGAGTCGGAGCCGAAGGTGGTTGCCAAATACCTCCGCGTCGCGCAACCGAGGTACAGGCAGCTCGTGATCTCCATCAAGACGCTCCTCGATATCAATGAGCTCTCGATCGAGGAGGTTACGGGGAGACTCAAGGCGGCGGATGACGGACATGATCCTAGTGGGGGTGCAGGCTCGTCTACTGCATGCCTCAACAACACAGAGGAGGAGTTGGTGGTGCGGGTTGTGTCCCGGCTGCAGCTCTCGGGCACAGGTGCTTCTGGAGGTGGACGGCCGCCGTCGTCAAATCAGAGGCGTGGACGCGGCAATGGAGCGCCGAAgagccatgaaggcggtggcgaTTCCAAGTCCTCCACCGGTagtgacaggaagaagaagaagaagctcgCCGGTGATGAATGCGCCTACTATGGCAAAACGGGGCACTGGGCCCACGAGTGCTGCAAGAAGAAGCGCGACGAGACGGCCCACGTGGCCCAAGCCCATGAAGAGCCCAAGGAGGGAGCACTTATGCTGGGCATGGCCTCCATTCACTGTACCTCTTCCCCAACTGTGCAGCCGCCGGCAAAGACGACTGGTGATCTCTCGGTTCCAATCGAGGGAGGAGGGAGTGCGGGTTGGACCTTTGAAGTTGAGGATCCGACACCCACTGTGCTGGTGGCACTGGCTTCACCGAGCGTTGTTGAGCCTCCCTCTTCGGGCGGTGCATCGGAGATTCACCTCCATGAGCCCAAGCTATTCATCTAGCTCAGGGAGAAGGGCAATGGTAGGAGCACGTGCTGGATCCTCGACACTAGGGTGACAAATCACATGACAGGTCAGCGCGCgttcttctccgagctcgacaccGGCATCCACGGCACTGTGCGGTTCGGCGATAGTTCCATGGTCGCCATTGAGGGGCACAGCACGATCCTCTTCGAGTGCAAGAACGGTGAACACCATCTGTTGGCTGGGGTCTACTACATCCCCAAGCTGACGGCAAACATTGTCAATCTAGGGTAGCTTGCCCTTGATGAGGATGATCATGAGGTGCGGATCAAGAAGGGGGTCCTACGGATCTGGGACCAGAGGAGCCGGCTACTGGTGATGGTGAAGCGCACGGCAAGTCGGCTATACTTCCTCGAGATCAATATTGCATAGCCCGTGTGCCTCACTGTGTGGTGCACCGAAGTGGCCTAGCAATGGCATGCCAGGTTCGGGCACCTTGGGTTCCAGGGGCTCCGTGCGCTCTCCAAGGGCGGCATGGTGCGCGGTCTGCCACCAATCGACCACGTTGATCAAGTCTACGACAGCTGCTTGGCAAGCAAGCAGCGACGGTGTCCATTCTCGACGGTAAGCAAGTACCGCGCGTCTCACCTGCTGCAGCTCGTGCATGCTGATCTGTGTGGGCCAATTACGCCGGAGACACCCGGAGGGAAGTGCACCTTCCTCCTCATCATCGATGACAAGAGCAAGTACATGTGGCTTGTCCTACTGGAGTCAAAGGATCAAGCGGCTCTGGCCATCATTCAACTCTAGGCCCGCACTGAGGCAGAAGCACGAAGGAAGCTAGGCACGCTCCACACAGATCATGGGGGCGAGTTCACAGCGTGCACGTTCGTCGAGTACTGTGCCGATCAGGGCATCAATCATCATTTCACCACGCTGTACACACCACAGCAAAACggcgtggtggagaggcggaATCATACGATGCTTGGGATGGCTAGAGGCATGCTGAAGGCGAAAGGGTTACCAGGCTGGTTGTGGGGGAGGCAGTCGCCACGGCCGTCTTCATTCTCAATCGGTCACCAACAAGGAGTGTTGAAGGAAAGACTCCGTACAAGGTCTAGTATGGCGTGAAGCCCTCTGTTCACTTCTTCCGTGTGTTTGGATGTGTCACACATGTGAAGGTTGTCAGCGGACATCAACAGAAGCTGGACGATCGAAGTACCCCGATGGTCTTCATCGGGTACGAACCGGGGTCCAAGGATTACCGCTTCTACAACCCAAATACCGAGCGGGTGATCATCTCGCGTGATGCGGTGTTCGATGAAGGAAGGGCGTGGGATTGGAGCAGTGTCAGCGAGTCTAGTGGGTAGGCGGACACCGTGCCATTCCACGTCGAGTACACGACGATGACGCCCCACCATGACATCACCACTGGTTCGCAGCAAGGGAGCACGGCGGACACAGTCTGCAACGGGCTTCGACACGGAGCCCTCCTCAGGGTCACCAGCAACATCGACGCACACACCCAGTGGGGTTGGAGACTCTACTAGGGGAGGAGTGCTAGTGGAGTTCGTCTCGCCCCCGATAGCCCTAGACCTCGACAACGATCATGATGACGATGCACCTCTACAGTTCAGAGCACTGGACAACGTGCTCTGGCCGGCGCACATTCCAGGCTTGGCGAAGCGGGAGTTCACGATCGATGAAGAATTGCTGCTCGCCATTGGTGACGACGAGCCGGCAACGTTTGAGGAAGCGCGCGGGGACGCGCGTTGGAGGAAGGCAATGATGGAGGAAATGTCATCCATTGAGGAGAACAAGACATGGGCGCTGACTGATCTTCCACCAGGTCACCGCCCGATTGGCCTCAAGTGGGTATACAAGCTAAAACGTGATGAACAAGGAGTCATCATCAAGCACAAAGCTCGGATTGTCGCCAAGGGGTACATACAGTAGCCGGGGATCGACTACGACGAGGTATTCGCTCCCGTCGCCCGCATGGAATCGGTGCGGATGCTGCTCGCTGTGCAGCTCAGAGAGGCTGGCTTGTCCATCATATGGACGTGAAGTCAGCTTTTCTGAATGGAGACCTGAAGGAGGAGGTATATGTTCGGCAGCCACCTGGCTTTGTTGCTGCAGGGCATGAAGGAAAAGTGCTCAGGTTGAAGAAGGCGTTGTACGGGCTTCGACAGGCGCCCAGAGCGTGGAACGCAAAGCTGGACAGCAGCCTACGCCAGCTCGGCTTCACTAGGTGTAGCAGCGAACATGGGATGTACACCAAGGGTGATGCGACGTCGCGTGTGGTGGTCGGGGTCTACGTGGATGACCTGATCATCACTGGAGCAAAGCCGGCGGACGTTGAGGCGTTCAAGGAGTAGATGCGCAGTTTGTTCAAGATGAGTGATCTCGGCCTTCTCTCCTTTTATCTCGGGCTGGAGGTCAAGCAAGGAAGGGATACCATTACACTCGGGCAAGCAGCTTATGCCCGCAAGCTGCTCGAGAAGGCAGAGATGGCAGCTTGCAATCCTTGCCATGTCCCTATGGAGGTTCGGCTGAAGCTCTCTGCCAAGAGCTCAGCACCGGATGTTGACGTGACGATGTACAGAAGCTTGGTGGGGAGCCTGCGGTATCTGGTCCATACGAGGCCAGACATCACATTTGTGGTGGGCTATGTGAGTCGGTTTATGGAGAAACCGAAGCAAGATCACTATGCCACCGTGAAGCACATCTTGCGCTACATCGCTGGCACCATCGACTACGGTCTTCGCTACCCCAAGCCCGGCCTCTCCGACGGCAAGTTGAGAGGCTACTCCCTGACGGGTTACAGTGACAGCGACTTGGGAGGCAACATCGATGAAAGGAGGAGCACCGGTGGAGTGATCTTCTTCCTAGATGACATGCCAGTCACGTGGCAGTCCCAGAAGCAGAAGACGGTCGCTCTTTCTTcatgcgaggcagagtacatgGCTGGCGCAGCCGGAGCGTGTCAGGCTGTGTGGCTCGTGCGGCTGTTGGGTGACATCACCGGCGACAAGGTCCAGCTGCCGCTGCTGAAGATGGATAATCAATCAGCGATTGCTCTGAGCAGGAATCCTGTTCTCCACGACAGAAGTAAGCACATTGACacaaaatttcattttattcgtgAATGTGTGGAGAATGGGAAGATCTGCGTGGACCACGTGAGCACTGAGGAACAGCTCACGGACGTCCTGACGAAGTCGCTTGGGCGGGCAAGATTTGCCGAGCTCCGCAGCAAGATCGGCATCGTCAACCTCAGGTGAGCCAAGCAAGTCTTAGGAGGAGATTGTTAGATAATCCTAGCTCGGCCACGTTCCTTCTTCAGTTTCTATTCTTGGCATGTCATAATCAGAGCCTGAACTTAGCTAATTCAGGCGCGTCCATGTAAGCCAGACGCATGCTAGTTCATGCAGCGGCAGTCCCTTCTTTTGTGGCACGCATGGCACGAGCTCGATCGTGGGATGGCGCGGTCAAGTCGGAGTTCGTGGTGTGTGTGGCAGCGGCAGTGGCCGTGTGTAGCGTCTTGTATATATTGCAATATAGAGTCAGAAAAACGCAGCGGTTGTTGGCAGCACCAAAAAAGGTTTCTCGTGTTCGTGTGAGTTCTTGTGTGAGTTCTCCGATccggggaggttcttttccagcTCCGGCAAGGGGTGCCGTCGAGCAGGAGGCAACACCCGTTGCCATCTTTTTTTTAAAccaaacgggggggggggggggggggagcttcCCCACCAAATTTCATTCATAGCTCCAGCGAAGTGGAGGCAAGAAAAGTATTACAAGAGAGGAGGTAGCATCGCCAATTATTCAGGCTAGTTACATCCTGATCAAGTCTAAAGCGCTTACGCCAAATTACAAGGTCATCGCAGACTTTAGAGACTATAGAGCGACTAGAGGGGGATTCATTCCAGAAGATTTCACCATTCCTCGCGTCCCACAACCGCCATAAAAGAGTCTGCAGGATGAAAGGCCAAAGCTTCGCGTCCAGATGAGGGGGAGTGCTAGCATTCCATATATCAACATCGGAGGGGGTTGCAACATTGGAGAGTTTGAGCCTGTCCTAGAACCCAGCACTGATTGGACACCCGAAGAACACATGATACCGATCTTCAATGTGACTAGCACAGCGTCGACACTGGTCATCATCCAGAACGTGCTTGGCGTGAAGGTTGGATCGCGTGCTTAGACGGTATTTGAAGTAGAGCCAGGCGAACACCTTCACCTTGTTCGGCACTTCGGCACACACAGGAGCTCCATATGCGCTGACCAtgaatgtctggagggtcatgAGCGGTATCCAGAGCGGTGTACGCACTTCTTGAGGTATATGGCTTGCCTGTGAGCTTCATAAGTCGTTCATCAGGGACATCCTGAAGAGTAATTCCCTGCAGACAAACAAGAAGGCTGGCTAGCTGATCACTAGCAGCATTAGTGAGCCTGGGCCGGAGGCACAGATCAAACCCAGTATGGAAAACATTCTGCACCGAAATGTTAGGCCGGGTGGTGTGAGAAAAGAGAGCAGCATGAGAAATGTTAAGAGGGCCAGGAGGCAGCCAATGGTCAAACCAGAAGGAGGTGGACGCTCCATTGCGGACATTCACAAAGGTGATAGAGCGGTAAATAGAAAGCTCATCGTTAATTATTCTCCAGAGGTAACTATGAGACCCAGCAATTGGAGTGTCAAAAGCAGCGGCGTCACGCATGATCCAATCCTTCCAAGAAGCTGGCTCATTAGAAAGGAGTTTGTCGATAAATTTCATAAGCAAGCACTGGTTTTGTCGTTCCAGATTTTTGATCCCAAGCCCCCATCACTTTTGCTGACACAAACATTTTCCCAAGCAACCAGACATTTAGATCCATGGC harbors:
- the LOC136518272 gene encoding uncharacterized protein; this encodes MRIRDDQRLAILGDPESEPKVVAKYLRVAQPRYRQLVISIKTLLDINELSIEEVTGRLKAADDGHDPSGGAGSSTACLNNTEEELVVRVVSRLQLSGTGASGGGRPPSSNQRRGRGNGAPKSHEGGGDSKSSTGSDRKKKKKLAGDECAYYGKTGHWAHECCKKKRDETAHVAQAHEEPKEGALMLGMASIHCTSSPTVQPPAKTTGQRAFFSELDTGIHGTVRFGDSSMVAIEGHSTILFECKNGEHHLLAGVYYIPKLTANIVNLGFGHLGFQGLRALSKGGMVRGLPPIDHVDQVYDSCLASKQRRCPFSTVVSGHQQKLDDRSTPMVFIGYEPGSKDYRFYNPNTERVIISRDAVFDEGRAWDWSSVSESSG